Proteins encoded by one window of Nasonia vitripennis strain AsymCx chromosome 5, Nvit_psr_1.1, whole genome shotgun sequence:
- the LOC100120623 gene encoding mediator of RNA polymerase II transcription subunit 13 isoform X1, with amino-acid sequence MTHPSHQTNGASLEDCHTNFFALTDLCGIKWRKLVWGEVAGGFGGNLLEDPVLSSFSRCLQGDILCVWRRVSASQAQNAQMGNPFDINSIAPSPAPPPLSLQAAKELWIFWYGEEPDLTGLVSPELIACESEQGSWESGLSYECRSLLFKALHNLIERCLLSRDFVRLGKWFVQPYDGFEKHRCSSSHLSFSFAFFVHGESTVCASVDVRQHPAVRHLTRACLQRTQTSQSPVKVILAPYGLAGTLTGQVGRLDSQLLDEWKSFYPINSSGLEPGLPALVEVLVGGVRMRYPSCYVLVTDMDESPVMMSMTSGGSGCGAPAGLGPSSVTVNGVGIEITMPLSPPNSPASYEHPLSMQRDLGPATELPERVWAECIVGARASSPSRQAGKQLNNGEANEPNGGWNFVDPTLKSSCSCSKDRHGRDDRSRSRSGGGGGGRKQRSYEQEVKQIGYRCTSSPLAGWKGGGSLGSSSNFNSSSSNPSGGGKSERTSSGRRIPVPFHRRSTLHWDSPSAAAAAPSSSSTSASSSSVCPSSVAPANTPRVSVSRPDAPKTPPDGGPPSYPRGGPPTGGDCLPVPSVGSPGSPAPSPLPTPHSEPPASIPPADAQNPAQQSIAGPAGAPGSPQVQQQQQQSMSQPAINLLQPPLTPSQGGPKSIPSSNTQVPSPAIPSSVTSTSTPINPQQQQQQHQQQQQQQQQHPQQLVVQAPPPPTLKRPLLTSKEYEGALLDDEQPLPWLYDYSTQEAWLNHPVKRLKGTPLGPASLRHNQSLYPPMNPSSCTAVGQSNLLGENGPMGQAMQAQGQQPMLEIKQEPGTMSGECIGGRPDPYEFDANGEENGTGVDGLKRQRDEPKPSSLFTSEGLQASYKDLDQIFDNSDPDTSSDETNLNQLQVQTPPGSNKSGGGGGHDGSDVRLDSTTSNSGASGANTSSSSGKHSSSSSSSCNRGVGVLRPEELSKMFPTPPSLEHNPVASPCQLGDPSLEQTDLTSAAASAVAAASGTQIVQQHQQQQRQLQRQLPDIYPNMGSPPEEPIDDWSYVFKPPTMCKLVGSSKYAPLTNLPSQSLPPVTLPAHCVYRTSWQCSNANANQNNQDKSSQPTRPNSVQQQQQQQQQVLQQQQQQHQAQLMPASPAQLGTPYGRQQMQGGVMSVRPPPPPYDQPSPATSTTSSYLNKNLNSIEADTPGPMRAPESNSLVVNILLGDTALNIFRDHNFNSCSLCVCNSQGKGIGNIKGADAGTYLAGSWAASNNVFQDDDQFRCNCGFSAVVNRRLAHKAGLFYEDEMEITGIAEDPAEKKKASLATIACCDSKTVPEGIDIVPSTVLELLREQCLIVQSSASSLHKAARLYAANRTKPSSLSVNALEFSDSNELSLAAIDQSKLDGSPVDRSQRLNGVHRWAFLRAKGPQCNGDIVRIMKTVQPLLQEAIQQKATRMWDAPYTVRILTWRGFHRLAGRDTKDRCEPQPVPALVVGYDRDWLSLSPYALSYWEKLLLEPYAGPRDVAYVVVAPDNDCVVGKVKTFFRELSTTYEICRLGKHTPIAKTVRDGILRVGKSTTQKLANTNNVNNKQQQQQQTDEWFKLLGDNHIGECLRLYAQACNQRLAPYLTQVIQDRSLFDLGDMTGSGGKQNQSSSNVTETMPATPDGTPSKPESVEGENARSEAPSGATPNANSTAGNTTPTSQNTTNNPQTTMTGNSQQQQQQSQAAALGPDEEELELPSVVVYLVEPFSLGGADCPDRRRLAILALLRAFAAAVNNMPEGIRGNISVQLISLESVMELGRVRERRKIQDEMRALALNVFLQGRRLLSHNTAARSLTGFGTAAAADLFLKNKDSHSNILAPAHQERNKAALRLYAPAYVLAPLRCKSEAPDSFGTTGPEECSVLYLSYCLSEDQSWLLAVATDDRGEIFETATINIDIPNRKRRKRASARRAGLQKLMDFILGVMSQGVQPWRLVVGRVGRIGHGELKGWSWLLSKKALLKASKHLKDICGQCNLLYPSAAPCVLSACLVSLEPDSNLRLMADQFTPDERFSQASVNCQLSTPQDVTCTHILVFPTSATTQSSQTAFHEQQINEPELGDDELFSALHEDLPEGMEGMTDFNDIFNVWPEPGGGGGQSPSGSPRRPEGSPLGGDGPGSGVGNHDGPGSPYPCSNTPRAANSEQVEESGNLLQQPLALGYLVSTAPTGRMPSWFWSACPHLEGVCPVFLKNALHLHSPAIQSNDELLNNQSAVISHGLDSTLTTDVLRYVLEGYNALSWLSVDANTKDRLSCLPVHMQALMQLYHATAALV; translated from the exons ACGGACCTCTGCGGGATAAAATGGAGGAAGCTGGTGTGGGGCGAGGTGGCAGGCGGCTTCGGCGGCAATCTGCTGGAGGACCCGGTGCTGTCGAGCTTCTCGCGTTGCCTGCAGGGCGACATCCTCTGCGTCTGGAGGCGAGTCTCGGCTTCCCAGGCCCAGAATGCCCAGATGGGCAACCCCTTCGACATCAACTCGATTGCCCCGTCGCCTGCGCCGCCACCCCTCTCCCTTCAAGCTGCCAAGGAGCTCTGGATATTCTGGTACGGCGAGGAGCCAGACCTCACAGGACTCGTCTCCCCCGAACTCATCGCTTGTG AAAGCGAACAAGGTTCATGGGAGAGCGGTCTGTCGTACGAGTGCAGGTCGCTACTGTTCAAGGCCCTGCACAACCTCATCGAGAGATGTCTACTGTCGCGGGATTTTGTGCGACTCGGAAAATGGTTCGTCCAACCCTACGACGGCTTCGAGAAGCATCGATGCTCGAG CAGCCACCTGTCGTTCTCCTTCGCTTTCTTCGTGCACGGCGAGAGCACGGTCTGCGCGAGCGTCGATGTGCGGCAACATCCGGCGGTCAGACACCTGACGAGGGCCTGTCTTCAGCGAACCCAGACGTCTCAGTCGCCGGTCAAAG TGATCCTCGCACCGTACGGTCTGGCAGGTACACTGACGGGCCAGGTGGGTCGTCTCGACTCCCAACTCCTCGACGAGTGGAAGTCCTTCTACCCGATCAACAGCTCTGGTCTGGAACCAGGCCTGCCGGCCCTCGTGGAGGTCCTCGTAGGCGGTGTCCGCATGCGCTACCCATCCTGCTACGTCCTCGTGACCGACATGGATGAGAGCCCGGTCATGATGAGCATGACGAGCGGAGGTAGTGGCTGCGGAGCCCCAGCGGGCCTCGGTCCTAGCAGTGTCACAGTCAACGGCGTTGGCATCGAGATCACCATGCCCTTGTCGCCTCCTAACAGTCCGGCTAGCTACGAGCATCCGCTATCGATGCAGAGGGACTTGGGTCCAGCTACCGAGCTGCCCGAGAGGGTCTGGGCCGAGTGTATCGTTGGCGCGAGGGCCAGTAGCCCGTCTCGACAAGCTGGAAAACAGCTCAACAACGGAGAGGCCAACGAGCCCAACGGAGGATGGAACTTTGTTGATCCTACCCTCAAGTCTTCCTGCAGCTGCTCCAA AGACAGGCATGGCCGGGACGATCGCTCGAGGtcgcgcagcggcggcggaggaggaggacggaAGCAAAGGTCGTACGAGCAGGAGGTTAAGCAGATCGGTTACAGGTGCACGTCCAGCCCGCTGGCCGGTTGGAAGGGTGGCGGCAGtctcggcagcagcagcaacttcAACAGCTCGTCCTCGAATCCCAGCGGCGGAGGAAAGTCAGAAAGGACGAGCAGCGGGCGCAGGATACCGGTGCCGTTCCACCGGCGCTCGACTCTCCACTGGGACTCGCCGagcgctgctgccgccgccccCTCGTCCTCTTCTACTtctgcgtcgtcgtcgtccgtTTGCCCTTCTTCCGTTGCCCCCGCTAATACCCCAAG GGTGTCGGTGAGTCGTCCGGACGCACCAAAAACGCCACCAGATGGTGGGCCACCTTCCTACCCTCGGGGAGGTCCTCCGACGGGAGGTGACTGTCTGCCGGTACCGTCGGTGGGTTCACCCGGTTCTCCAGCGCCGTCGCCGTTGCCAACTCCTCACTCGGAACCGCCAGCGAGTATACCACCGGCTGATGCCCAAAACCCGGCCCAGCAATCCATCGCCGGTCCAGCGGGTGCTCCCGGGAGTCCAcaggtgcagcagcagcagcagcagtcgatgAGCCAACCGGCGATCAACCTTCTGCAGCCGCCGCTCACTCCGTCACAG GGCGGCCCGAAGTCGATACCCTCGAGCAACACGCAGGTGCCAAGCCCGGCTATTCCCAGCTCCGTGACCTCGACGTCGACGCCCATCAACccacaacaacagcagcagcagcatcagcagcagcaacaacagcagcaacagcatccTCAGCAGCTAGTGGTTCAGGCGCCACCGCCACCGACGCTCAAGCGGCCACTGCTCACTTCGAAAGAGTACGAGGGTGCGCTGCTAGACGACGAACAGCCGCTGCCCTGGCTGTACGACTACTCGACACAAGAGGCATGGCTTAACCACCCGGTCAAGAGACTCAAGGGCACACCTTTGGGTCCAGCCAGTTTGCGCCACAATCAGAGCCTCTATCCGCCGATGAACCCGTCTTCCTGCACTGCTGTTGGTCAGTCCAATCTGCTTGGCGAAAATGGACCTATGGGTCAGGCGATGCAAGCGCAAGGCCAACAGCCTATGCTCGAAATAAAGCAGGAGCCCGGCACGATGTCG GGGGAATGTATAGGCGGAAGACCGGACCCTTATGAATTTGACGCAAATGGTGAAGAAAACGGCACTGGCGTTGACGGACTTAAAAGGCAAAGGGACGAACCTAAGCCAAGCTCTCTATTCACTAGTGAAGGTCTTCAAGCATCGTACAAAGATTTAGATCAAATTTTCGATAATTCCGATCCTGATACTTCCAGCGACGAAACT AACCTGAACCAACTGCAAGTGCAAACGCCCCCGGGCTCGAACAAATCCGGTGGCGGTGGCGGACACGACGGCTCGGACGTTCGGCTGGATAGCACGACTTCGAACTCCGGTGCCTCGGGCGCTAATACGTCATCTAGCTCTGGCAAACACAGCTCTTCCTCGTCCTCTTCTTGCAATCGGGGTGTAGGCGTATTACGGCCCGAAGAGCTCTCCAAGATGTTTCCGACGCCGCCGTCGCTTGAGCACAACCCGGTGGCCTCGCCTTGCCAACTCGGCGACCCTAGCCTCGAGCAAACTGACCTAACTTCTGCAGCGGCCTCAGCGGTAGCAGCGGCTAGTGGTACGCAAATCGTCCAGCAACATCAACAGCAGCAACGTCAGCTGCAACGACAGTTGCCGGACATCTATCCAAACATGGGCTCACCGCCTGAGGAGCCAATTGATGATTGGTCTTACGTCTTCAAACCGCCCACCATGTGCAAACTTGTTGGATCGTCCAAATATGCACCCCTTACTAACCTGCCCAGTCAAAGCTTGCCGCCCGTTACTCTACCGGCTCACTGCGTCTACAGGACGTCCTGGCAGTGTAGTAACGCTAACGCTAATCAAAA TAACCAAGATAAGTCTTCGCAGCCAACTCGGCCAAACTCTgtacaacagcagcaacagcagcagcaacaagtgctgcagcaacaacagcaacagcaccAAGCTCAACTTATGCCGGCAAGCCCAGCGCAGCTTGGTACACCCTACGGTCGCCAACAGATGCAAGGCGGTGTGATGAGCGTGCGACCACCACCGCCGCCTTACGATCAGCCCTCACCGGCGACATCCACCACTTCGTCCTATCTCAATAAAAACCTTAACAGTATCGAGGCCGACACTCCCGGACCTATGCGTGCACCCGAGTCAAACTCGTTGGTAGTCAATATTCTGCTTGGCGATACAGCTTTGAACATTTTCCGTGATCACAACTTTAACAGCTGTAGTTTGTGTGTCTGTAATTCCCAAGGAAAAGGTATTGGAAATATAAAAGGAGCCGATGCAGGAACGTATCTTGCTGGCTCCTGGGCTGCTAGTAATAATGTCTTCCAG GACGATGATCAGTTTAGGTGCAACTGTGGCTTTAGCGCCGTAGTTAATCGACGCCTGGCGCATAAAGCCGGGTTATTTTACGAGGACGAGATGGAGATCACAGGCATAGCCGAGGACCCGgccgagaagaaaaaagcctCGCTCGCGACGATCGCCTGTTGCGACTCGAAGACTGTACCCGAGGGCATTGATATCGTGCCGTCCACTGTCCTCGAACTCCTTCGTGAGCAGTGTCTGATCGTCCAGAGTTCGGCAAGCAGTCTGCACAAGGCAGCGCGACTCTATGCCGCTAACCGCACAAAACCCAGCTCGCTCAGTGTTAATGCCCTCGAGTTTAGTGACAGCAACGAGCTCTCCCTTGCTGCTATCGACCAAAGCAAACTTGATG GTTCGCCTGTAGATCGCAGCCAACGACTGAACGGCGTGCACCGCTGGGCATTCCTCCGAGCTAAGGGTCCTCAGTGCAATGGAGACATCGTGCGCATCATGAAGACCGTGCAGCCATTACTACAGGAGGCCATCCAGCAGAAAGCCACAAGAATGTGGGATGCGCCTTATACGGTCAGAATACTCACGTGGCGCGGCTTCCACAGGCTTGCTGGTCGCGATACTAAGGATCGTTGCGAGCCACAACCTGTACCGGCACTTGTAGTCGGTTATGATAGGGATTGGCTGTCGCTGTCGCCCTATGCGCTCAGTTACTGGGAAAAATTATTGCTCGAACCCTACGCGGGACCCAGAGACGTGGCTTACGTGGTAGTCGCGCCTGATAATGATTGCGTTGTCGGCAAGGTCAAGACCTTCTTTAGAGAATTGTCTACTACATACGAG ATTTGTCGGCTGGGTAAGCACACTCCTATTGCCAAAACGGTGCGTGACGGTATCCTCCGTGTTGGCAAGTCCACGACGCAGAAGCTCGCGAATACCAACAATGTCAACAAcaagcaacagcaacagcagcagactGACGAGTGGTTCAAATTACTCGGCGACAACCACATCGGCGAGTGCCTCAGATTGTACGCTCAGGCTTGTAATCAAAGGCTCGCGCCTTACCTCACTCAGGTCATCCAGGACAGAAGTCTATTTGACTTGGGTGACATGACCGGCAGCGGTGGCAAGCAGAATCAATCAAGCAGTAATGTAACAGAGACGATGCCTGCCACGCCGGATGGTACGCCTAGCAAACCGGAATCTGTGG AAGGTGAGAACGCGCGAAGCGAAGCACCATCAGGTGCGACGCCGAACGCCAATTCGACAGCGGGTAATACGACGCCTACGTCGCAGAACACGACAAACAATCCACAGACGACAATGACGGGCAATtcacaacagcaacagcagcagtcgCAGGCCGCAGCCCTGGGACCCGACGAGGAAGAGCTCGAATTACCTTCAGTCGTCGTTTACCTTGTTGAGCCATTCTCTTTGGGAGGTGCTGACTGTCCGGATCGCCGTCGATTGGCCATCCTGGCACTGCTACGCGCCTTCGCAGCAGCTGTGAACAATATGCCCGAGGGTATCAGAGGAAATATCAGCGTACAG TTGATATCGTTAGAAAGTGTCATGGAACTGGGTCGAGTTCGTGAAAGGCGGAAAATCCAAGATGAGATGAGGGCTTTAGCATTGAACGTATTTTTGCAAGGCCGAAGGCTTTTATCGCACAATACAGCAGCCAGGAGTCTCACTGGCTTCGGAACGGCCGCTGCAGCAGATCTCTTCCTTAAAAACAAAGAT TCTCATAGTAACATTCTTGCACCTGCACATCAGGAACGCAACAAAGCAGCGCTGCGGCTATACGCTCCGGCGTACGTACTAGCGCCTTTGCGTTGTAAAAGCGAGGCGCCCGACTCTTTTGGTACCACTGGTCCCGAAGAGTGCTCAGTTCTCTACCTAAGCTACTGTCTCAGCGAAGACCAGTCCTGGCTATTGGCTGTCGCCACCGACGACCGGGGTGAGATATTCGAGACAGCCACTATCAACATCGACATACCCAACAGGAAAAGAAGGAAACGAGCTTCGGCCAGAAGAGCCGGCCTGCAGAAACTTATGGATTTTATACTCGGTGTAATGTCTCAAGGG GTACAGCCTTGGAGGCTCGTGGTTGGTCGCGTAGGCAGAATTGGTCACGGTGAGCTCAAGGGTTGGAGttggctgttgtctaaaaaagCTCTGTTAAAGGCGTCTAAGCATCTTAAGGATATTTGCGGCCAGTGTAATTTGCTGTATCCTTCGGCTGCACCTTGTGTGCTTAGCGCCTGTCTTGTTTCCCTCGAGCCTGATAGTAATCTCAGGCTCATGGCTGACCAATTTACCCCAGATGAGAGGTTCAGTCAAGCCTCCGTCAACTGCCAACTGTCGACCCCGCAAGACGTCACCTGCACACACATACTCGTCTTCCCCACCTCGGCCACCACGCAG TCGTCACAAACTGCCTTCCACGAGCAACAAATAAACGAACCGGAGTTGGGCGATGACGAGCTCTTTTCCGCGCTGCATGAGGACCTTCCTGAGGGCATGGAGGGCATGACCGACTTTAATGATATTTTCAATGTTTGGCCGGAACCCGGTGGCGGTGGTGGTCAAAGCCCTAGCGGTAGTCCACGTAGACCCGAAGGTTCACCCCTTGGTGGCGACGGACCTGGATCTGGAGTTGGAAATCACGATGGACCTGGCAGTCCGTACCCTTGCAGTAACACGCCGAGg gCGGCGAATTCAGAGCAAGTTGAAGAGTCGGGTAACCTACTACAGCAGCCGCTGGCTCTTGGCTATCTAGTATCCACGGCGCCTACAGGACGTATGCCCTCTTGGTTTTGGTCTGCCTGTCCTCATCTCGAGGGCGTCTGTCCAGTTTTCCTCAAGAACGCTCTTCACTTGCACAGCCCAGCCATCCAATCCAATGACGAGCTGCTGAACAATCAAAGCGCCGTTATCTCGCATGGTCTCGACTCCACACTTACCACCGATGTGCTCAG ataCGTACTTGAAGGTTACAACGCGTTATCATGGCTATCAGTGGATGCAAACACGAAGGACAGATTATCCTGTTTGCCGGTGCACATGCAGGCGCTCATGCAGCTCTATCATGCGACGGCAGCCCTCGTCTGA